One genomic region from Anticarsia gemmatalis isolate Benzon Research Colony breed Stoneville strain chromosome 7, ilAntGemm2 primary, whole genome shotgun sequence encodes:
- the LOC142974105 gene encoding uncharacterized protein LOC142974105 isoform X1 — MLCYFIKSTYFAIYYHYVLSDSSRADVVTRVTSDVAAVDEVDEVDDVNTGRQWHQPQLYAAPHAPAVTAHRAQHSLTAGAATTASTAGTLLGASAATYSHDLTYDTSNQSATSHIDGRRYWPFLRRQEAVGVVIWFPGAPTPSTKAAAVESGWGDLVKTTTSTTTRASGSGGKTGTQEAGGKTGTQEAGGTTEGRTRSAFTTRRRPRTKTRTYTTVYVRTPRAKLYYEPYWIRGEWQFRKTGTPTTKVPPKKATTPYNAMAVYRDCDRVCGAYEFWYGAVCGQRYDTEEWFFQYRNFKSICEMEYYNCFNESARPGEY, encoded by the exons atgttgtgttattttataaaatccaCATATTTTGCAATATATT ACCACTACGTGTTAAGTGACAGCAGTCGAGCAGACGTTGTCACTAGAGTCACTAGTGACGTAGCTGCGGTAGATGAGGTAGATGAGGTAGATGACGTGAACACGGGCCGCCAGTGGCACCAGCCGCAGCTGTACGCGGCGCCGCATGCGCCCGCCGTCACTGCGCACAGAGCGCAGCACTCTCTCACCGCCGGCGCAGCGACCACAGCGAGCACAGCGGGCACACTGCTGGGCGCTAGTGCCGCTACATATTCACATGATCTGACCTATGACACGTCCAATCAAAGTGCTACGAGCCACATTGATGG CCGGCGGTACTGGCCATTCCTGCGAAGACAAGAAGCTGTTGGTGTTGTGATTTGGTTTCCTGGCGCCCCCACTCCATCAACAAAGGCTGCTGCTGTGGAGAGCGGGTGGGGCGATTTGGTTAAAACTACAACTTCGACTACAACTCGAGCCTCGGGGTCGGGGGGAAAAACGGGCACTCAAGAGGCGGGGGGGAAGACGGGCACTCAAGAGGCGGGGGGGACCACTGAGGGAAGAACACGAAGCGCGTTCACGACGCGCAGGAGGCCTCGCACCAAGACCAGGACCTACACCACCGTGTACGTGCGCACGCCGCGCGCCAAGCTCTACTACGAGCCCTACTGGATCCGCGGCGAGTGGCAGTTCCGCAA GACCGGTACTCCCACTACCAAAGTTCCTCCAAAAAAAG CCACCACCCCGTACAACGCGATGGCGGTGTACCGCGACTGCGACAGAGTGTGCGGCGCCTACGAGTTCTG GTACGGGGCGGTCTGCGGCCAGAGGTACGACACAGAAGAATGGTTCTTCCAGTACAGAAACTTCAAGTCCATATGCGAGATGGAATACTACAACTGCTTCAATGAGAGCGCCA ggCCTGGTGAGTATTAA
- the LOC142974105 gene encoding uncharacterized protein LOC142974105 isoform X2, with product MLCYFIKSTYFAIYYHYVLSDSSRADVVTRVTSDVAAVDEVDEVDDVNTGRQWHQPQLYAAPHAPAVTAHRAQHSLTAGAATTASTAGTLLGASAATYSHDLTYDTSNQSATSHIDGRRYWPFLRRQEAVGVVIWFPGAPTPSTKAAAVESGWGDLVKTTTSTTTRASGSGGKTGTQEAGGKTGTQEAGGTTEGRTRSAFTTRRRPRTKTRTYTTVYVRTPRAKLYYEPYWIRGEWQFRKTGTPTTKVPPKKGPGEY from the exons atgttgtgttattttataaaatccaCATATTTTGCAATATATT ACCACTACGTGTTAAGTGACAGCAGTCGAGCAGACGTTGTCACTAGAGTCACTAGTGACGTAGCTGCGGTAGATGAGGTAGATGAGGTAGATGACGTGAACACGGGCCGCCAGTGGCACCAGCCGCAGCTGTACGCGGCGCCGCATGCGCCCGCCGTCACTGCGCACAGAGCGCAGCACTCTCTCACCGCCGGCGCAGCGACCACAGCGAGCACAGCGGGCACACTGCTGGGCGCTAGTGCCGCTACATATTCACATGATCTGACCTATGACACGTCCAATCAAAGTGCTACGAGCCACATTGATGG CCGGCGGTACTGGCCATTCCTGCGAAGACAAGAAGCTGTTGGTGTTGTGATTTGGTTTCCTGGCGCCCCCACTCCATCAACAAAGGCTGCTGCTGTGGAGAGCGGGTGGGGCGATTTGGTTAAAACTACAACTTCGACTACAACTCGAGCCTCGGGGTCGGGGGGAAAAACGGGCACTCAAGAGGCGGGGGGGAAGACGGGCACTCAAGAGGCGGGGGGGACCACTGAGGGAAGAACACGAAGCGCGTTCACGACGCGCAGGAGGCCTCGCACCAAGACCAGGACCTACACCACCGTGTACGTGCGCACGCCGCGCGCCAAGCTCTACTACGAGCCCTACTGGATCCGCGGCGAGTGGCAGTTCCGCAA GACCGGTACTCCCACTACCAAAGTTCCTCCAAAAAAAG ggCCTGGTGAGTATTAA
- the LOC142974106 gene encoding uncharacterized protein LOC142974106 has protein sequence MIKILLILSAWAAAARADRGPSRYSDAFFFKVQAQFLVNMTEELLKDCRVKLRHLDMIQDTYKESLQFNLGSLSSNIMERFAAIVKTYRYYAEHLSWGDNDGATIPILIFGYGKMQSEYNEIIVEKQLFTEIVMQQERLKLALERLKKKQVISGGKLNIDPNDWGHLSPEEYDQLMELKEELGR, from the exons GTGCGTGGGCGGCAGCGGCGAGGGCGGACAGAGGGCCGTCTCGATACTCCGATGCGTTCTTCTTCAAAGTTCAGGCGCAGTTCCTTGTCAACATGACCGAGGAATTACTCAAAG ACTGCCGGGTGAAGCTGCGCCACCTGGACATGATCCAGGACACGTACAAGGAGTCGCTGCAGTTCAACCTGGGCTCGCTGTCCTCCAACATCATGGAGCGCTTCGCCGCCATCGTCAAGACCTACAG GTACTACGCGGAACACCTGTCGTGGGGGGACAACGACGGTGCCACTATACCCATTCTTATCTTCGGCTATGGAAAAATGC AGAGCGAGTACAACGAGATTATTGTGGAGAAACAGTTGTTCACGGAAATAGTGATGCAACAGGAACGGCTTAAACTTGCCCTGGAACGACTCAAGAAGAAGCAGGTGATATCTGGCGGCAAGCTCAATATCGACCCCAACGACTGGGGCCACCTGTCGCCCGAGGAGTACGACCAGCTCATGGAGCTCAAAGAAGAGTTGGGCcgctga